A region of the Saccharospirillaceae bacterium genome:
AGCGCCTGAAACGGAACTATGACTTAAGCCGGGCACAAGAAGGGTTTAAAACGAAGAAATTCAGCTCATTTTATTGAAGAATTCCGCGATTGCATCGGTGGATGCCTTTACCGCATCGGGTTTGTGGACCAGCAAAGCAGTGCACAAAGCTGTAGGATATGGATACAAAATGTCGGTTCGCTCATTGCGCTGGTCTATAATATCCCGTGAATTAATCTCCCGAATGACCTCAGAAACGAATACATGAAAATCATCGAACTTCGCGAATATAAAATTAAGTCGGGCAAAACACAGGAATGGCTGGAACTGATGGGTACCGAAATTCTGCCCTACCAACGCCATAAAGGCATGAACGTACTCAATACTTACCTACAAACAGACGACGAGGGTAACGACTATTTCGTCTGGCTCCGGGAGTTTGAAAATGAGGAGTCACGACAGCGACTTTACGCTGAAACGTATGACGATTGGTGGAAAACTGAAATGAGAGGCAGAGTTTTCAGCCTGATTGAAGAAAGTGCTGTCAGTGTAAAACTGTTAAAACCGCTGGATATGTAATCGTTATTTCGCGTTAAATACGCCCAACAAAATGCCCAGAGTAAAAACTGCGCAATAAAACCCCCGATCTGTTTCCAGACCGGGGTTTTAAAAGACAGAGAAAAAACGGAATTAAATAATTCCTTTCTCCTGCAGTTCCGCAATCAGGCTATCCAGAGACTCCTGATCCGCGGCCAGGCTGATATCAGCGCCGTCTGCACCACCGGCAACCAGAGCAACCAGACCCGCAGCTTTCAGTAGTTCTGCATTCTCGGCTGTTGCGATGCCAGATACGCGACCCATTTCAAACAGACGACGATCCAGTTTCAGAGCAACGTCTTCGGCGTTTGCTGCGTTGATGGCAACAACGGCTGGCTTCTGACCGAAACGTGCGGCTTTCTCTTCCGCCGACACTGGGTGTGCATCACCCTCACTATCCTGAGCCTCACCAACAATCATACCAGCGCCAACAGTTACGTTGGTCAGACGGTCAATCACGATAAAACCACCCGTTGCGCGGTTTTTCTGATACGGGTCGAAGGCCACCGGTTTAGTCAGCGCCACTTCACAGAGCGCAATCTCGTTCAGTTTGACTTCGTCCGCTTCGTGGTGATCCATGGTGTTAACATCCACACGATGGTGAATCTTAGACACAGCTCCCTGGGACATCTGTGAAGCAAATTTAATGTCGTAAGGTTTACCCGGAACCAATGCGTCTTCGGCCATCCATACGATGTCGGCGTTCAACTTGCTCGATACTGTGGGTACATCGTCGATATGAACCAGCGTATCACCGCGGGATACGTCAATTTCATCTTTCAGGGTGATGGTCACCGCCTGATCGATGAATGCTTCGTCCTGGTCACCCTCGTAGGTCACAATCTTATCGACGGTGCTGGTTTTGCGCGAAGGCAACGCCATTACGCTGTCGCCCGGGCGAATGGAACCCGATGCCACGGTGCCACAGAAACCACGGAAATCCAGGTTGGGACGATTTACGTATTGAACCGGGAAGCGGAAATTCTGCAGATTTTTATCAGCCGAAATTTCTGCCGTTTCCAGAATTTCCATCAATGTTTTGTCGGTATACCAGTTGGAGCGCTCGGTACGGTTAACAATATTGTCCCCGTCTAGCGCAGAAATTGGCACACACTTGATGTCGCTCAGATTCAGGTTTTCAGCAAACTTGAGGTAATCCGCCTTGATCTCTTCGAAGCGCTCTTCGGAGAAATCCAGCAGATCCATTTTATTCACGGCAACAACGACGTGTTTGATACCCAGCAGTGACGCGATGTAGGAGTGACGCTTGGTCTGCGTCTGAACACCGTAGCGGGCATCGATCAGGATGATCGCCAGATCACAGGTCGAAGCACCGGTGGCCATGTTACGGGTGTACTGCTCGTGTCCAGGCGTGTCGGCAATGATGAACTTACGCTTCTCAGTGGAGAAATAACGGTAAGCCACATCGATGGTGATACCTTGCTCACGCTCAGCGGCCAAGCCGTCTACCAACAGTGCCAGGTCGATTTTGTCGCCCTGAGTGCCGGATTTTGCTGAGTCATTTTCAACCGCTGCCAGCTGATCTTCAAAGATCATCTTGGAATCGTATAACAAACGGCCAATCAGAGTAGACTTACCGTCATCGACGTTACCGCAAGTCAGAAAGCGCAACAGTTCTTTGTTTTCGTGTTGCTTCAGATACGCCAGGATATCTTCTGCAATCAGGTTTGATTGGTGTGACATTAGAAGTACCCCTCTTGTTTTTTCTTCTCCATGGAACCGGATGAATCGTGGTCAATCGCCCGACCCTGACGCTCTGACGTAGTGGTCAGCAGCATTTCCTGAATAATCTCAGGCAGAGTGTTGGCGGTGGATTCCACGGCACCGGTTAATGGGTAACAACCCAGGGTACGGAAGCGAACCATTTTATTCTCAGGCACTTCGCCTTCGTTTAACGGCATACGCTCATCGTCAACCATGATCAGCATGCCATCACGCTCAACCACAGGACGTTCTTCTGCCAGGTACAGACCTGGAATTTCGATGTTTTCCATGTAGATGTACTGCCAGATATCCAGCTCAGTCCAGTTGGATAATGGGAATACACGGATGGATTCACCTTTGTTTACTTTACCGTTGTAGATGTTCCACAGTTCAGGACGCTGGTTTTTCGGGTCCCAACGGTGGTTTTCATCACGGAAGGAGTACACACGCTCTTTCGCACGGGATTTTTCTTCATCACGACGCGCACCACCAAAGGCCGCATCAAAGCCCCATTTGTCCAGCGCTTGTTTCAGCGCCTGGGTTTTCATGATGTCAGTGTGCTTGGAAGAACCATGGGTGAACGGGCCTACGCCCTGCGCCAGACCTTCCGGATTAGTATGAACCAGCAGTTCCATACCAACGGTTTCCGCCATTTTGTCGCGGAACTCGATCATTTCTTTGAACTTCCACTTAGTATCCACGTGCATCAGTGGAAATGGTGGTTTACCCGGATAAAAAGCTTTTCGGGCCAGGTGCAGCATTACCGCGGAATCTTTACCCACGGAATACAGCATTACCGGATTATCAAACTCTGCAGCGACTTCACGGATGATGTGAATACTTTCCGCTTCGAGCTGTTTTAGATGCGTCAGATTGTAGTCAGTCATGGTTGCTCTTCTGCTTCCGAGCTATCCCTCAGGGACATGATCGGAGTTACTTTTCGCCTAATTTAGATGGACGCGACTATATCAAGAGGTGAGATATATAAGAAGGTATGTTCGATAACATTTAGCTATATGGATATAGGCAGCTTGTCGTATCATTTCCCCGGCCCGGAACTTACCATTGTCGCCAAGCCACAGGCAGAACGGCGGTCGTCTGTTTCCGCACTAAACCGGCCCGACTGCGCTCCCCATAAAACCCGAATCACAGGGACAACGTATGAGTGAAATAGCAATCCGCATCGCAACACCCAGCGGTGACCTGGAAGCCCGAGTGGATAACGCGGGCAGCGACGGTTTTCTGATGTGTCACCCTCACCCCTTGTTTGATGGCAGTATGAATAACAAAGTGGTGACCACTGCCACTCGTGCAGCCGCAGGTCTTGGGCTATCGACACTGCGTTTCAATTTTCGCGGAGTTGGCAGCAGTTCAGGTGAACACGATCACGGCCAAGGCGAAGTCGATGATGTGCTTGCCGCGCTGAGATTCGCCCGACAGGAACTGGGCTGGAGCAAAATCTATCTCGGTGGTTTTTCGTTTGGCGCCGGAATGGCTTGTCTGGCTTCCTGCCAACAACCAGAGCTAATATCCGGGCTGTTTCTGGTGGCACCAGCGGTTCATCACTTTGACGCCCCCAACGCACTCCCCTATGAATTCGAAAGTCATGTGTATATGGGCGATGCCGATGAAGTTGTTCCTTTTGACGAAGTGGACGACTGGATTGAACGACTGGTTCCACAGCCGCATTGGCGGGTTTTCAGCGATGGCAGCCACTTCTTTCACGGCCGCCTGACCGACTTTAAACAATCATTGATTCAGGATCTGGAGGTGCTGATCTGATCGCTCAATCCCGACGTTTATGCCACGACGTAAGCCGCACTACAAAAAAGTGCGGTTTTAGGTTAAATTGCGCCCCCTGAAATTTGCC
Encoded here:
- a CDS encoding NIPSNAP family protein; this encodes MKIIELREYKIKSGKTQEWLELMGTEILPYQRHKGMNVLNTYLQTDDEGNDYFVWLREFENEESRQRLYAETYDDWWKTEMRGRVFSLIEESAVSVKLLKPLDM
- the cysN gene encoding sulfate adenylyltransferase subunit CysN — translated: MSHQSNLIAEDILAYLKQHENKELLRFLTCGNVDDGKSTLIGRLLYDSKMIFEDQLAAVENDSAKSGTQGDKIDLALLVDGLAAEREQGITIDVAYRYFSTEKRKFIIADTPGHEQYTRNMATGASTCDLAIILIDARYGVQTQTKRHSYIASLLGIKHVVVAVNKMDLLDFSEERFEEIKADYLKFAENLNLSDIKCVPISALDGDNIVNRTERSNWYTDKTLMEILETAEISADKNLQNFRFPVQYVNRPNLDFRGFCGTVASGSIRPGDSVMALPSRKTSTVDKIVTYEGDQDEAFIDQAVTITLKDEIDVSRGDTLVHIDDVPTVSSKLNADIVWMAEDALVPGKPYDIKFASQMSQGAVSKIHHRVDVNTMDHHEADEVKLNEIALCEVALTKPVAFDPYQKNRATGGFIVIDRLTNVTVGAGMIVGEAQDSEGDAHPVSAEEKAARFGQKPAVVAINAANAEDVALKLDRRLFEMGRVSGIATAENAELLKAAGLVALVAGGADGADISLAADQESLDSLIAELQEKGII
- the cysD gene encoding sulfate adenylyltransferase subunit CysD encodes the protein MTDYNLTHLKQLEAESIHIIREVAAEFDNPVMLYSVGKDSAVMLHLARKAFYPGKPPFPLMHVDTKWKFKEMIEFRDKMAETVGMELLVHTNPEGLAQGVGPFTHGSSKHTDIMKTQALKQALDKWGFDAAFGGARRDEEKSRAKERVYSFRDENHRWDPKNQRPELWNIYNGKVNKGESIRVFPLSNWTELDIWQYIYMENIEIPGLYLAEERPVVERDGMLIMVDDERMPLNEGEVPENKMVRFRTLGCYPLTGAVESTANTLPEIIQEMLLTTTSERQGRAIDHDSSGSMEKKKQEGYF
- a CDS encoding alpha/beta fold hydrolase; the encoded protein is MSEIAIRIATPSGDLEARVDNAGSDGFLMCHPHPLFDGSMNNKVVTTATRAAAGLGLSTLRFNFRGVGSSSGEHDHGQGEVDDVLAALRFARQELGWSKIYLGGFSFGAGMACLASCQQPELISGLFLVAPAVHHFDAPNALPYEFESHVYMGDADEVVPFDEVDDWIERLVPQPHWRVFSDGSHFFHGRLTDFKQSLIQDLEVLI